Proteins found in one Streptomyces sp. CB09001 genomic segment:
- a CDS encoding alpha/beta hydrolase, which produces MEQIRRAAARRTLPLAVLLPAAALMAAGPSPASESGGGATPPGGTSGGGKPTVVLVHGYWADASGWDRVVENLQSRGYPVVATANPLRSLSGDADYLAARLKAIEGPIVLVGHSYGGAVITNAAAGNPNVESLVYIAGFAPDKGESAFQLAAKFPGSRVTDDPNAPVPTALNAVPLGGDATNVDLYLKPEKFSDVFLSDRLDASRVKVLAATQRPATAASGNEPTRAAAWKTIPSWYLVPTDDRTIGTENLRFMAKRAEATTVEVDAPHAVMETNPEDVTKLILRAAGDSRPSLASTGTSGRTAFLGGAAVLAVAAGTAIVIRARRA; this is translated from the coding sequence ATGGAGCAGATACGACGCGCCGCCGCCCGGCGGACGCTACCCCTGGCCGTCCTCCTCCCGGCGGCCGCCCTGATGGCCGCGGGCCCCTCGCCGGCGTCCGAGAGCGGAGGCGGTGCCACGCCGCCCGGCGGGACGTCCGGAGGCGGCAAGCCGACGGTCGTACTGGTGCACGGGTACTGGGCGGACGCCTCCGGCTGGGACCGGGTCGTCGAGAACCTGCAGTCCCGGGGCTATCCGGTGGTGGCCACGGCGAATCCGCTGCGCAGTCTCTCCGGCGATGCCGACTACCTGGCCGCCCGGCTCAAGGCCATCGAGGGCCCCATCGTCCTCGTCGGGCACTCCTACGGCGGAGCCGTCATCACCAACGCCGCCGCCGGCAACCCCAACGTCGAGTCCCTCGTCTACATCGCCGGCTTCGCACCCGACAAGGGCGAGTCCGCCTTCCAGCTCGCGGCCAAGTTCCCGGGCAGCCGGGTGACGGACGACCCGAACGCGCCGGTGCCCACCGCGCTGAACGCCGTACCGCTCGGCGGCGACGCCACGAACGTGGACCTGTACCTCAAGCCGGAGAAGTTCAGCGACGTCTTCCTGAGCGACCGGCTCGACGCGAGCCGGGTCAAGGTGCTGGCCGCCACCCAGCGGCCCGCGACCGCCGCCTCCGGCAACGAACCGACGCGGGCCGCCGCGTGGAAGACCATTCCGTCCTGGTACCTCGTCCCCACCGACGACCGCACCATCGGCACCGAGAACCTGCGTTTCATGGCGAAGCGGGCCGAGGCCACGACCGTCGAGGTCGACGCGCCGCATGCCGTCATGGAGACCAACCCGGAGGACGTCACCAAACTGATCCTGCGGGCCGCGGGCGACTCACGGCCGAGCCTCGCCAGCACCGGCACGAGCGGACGGACCGCGTTCCTCGGCGGCGCGGCGGTGCTCGCCGTCGCGGCGGGCACGGCCATCGTGATCCGCGCGCGCCGCGCCTGA
- the kcsA gene encoding pH-gated potassium channel KcsA, with protein sequence MPPMLSGLLARLVKLLLGRHGGALHWRAAGAATVVLVIVLLAGSYVAVLAERGAPGAQLITYPRALWWSVETATTVGYGDLYPVTLWGRVVAVVVMVAGITSFGLVTAALATWFVGREQERRGHFVRHTEKAAEEAYTRATRALHERFDGLERMLDDNRG encoded by the coding sequence ATGCCGCCCATGCTGTCCGGTCTCCTGGCCAGATTGGTCAAACTGCTGCTCGGGCGCCACGGCGGTGCGCTGCACTGGAGGGCCGCGGGTGCCGCGACGGTCGTCCTGGTGATCGTGCTCCTCGCGGGTTCGTACGTCGCCGTCCTGGCTGAGCGCGGCGCACCGGGTGCGCAGCTGATCACCTATCCGCGGGCGCTGTGGTGGTCCGTGGAGACCGCGACGACCGTCGGCTACGGCGACCTGTATCCCGTGACCCTGTGGGGACGGGTCGTGGCCGTGGTGGTGATGGTCGCCGGGATCACCTCCTTCGGTCTGGTCACCGCCGCGCTGGCCACCTGGTTCGTCGGAAGGGAACAAGAACGCCGGGGCCACTTCGTGCGCCACACCGAGAAGGCCGCCGAGGAGGCGTACACCCGGGCGACGCGAGCGCTGCACGAGCGCTTCGACGGGTTGGAGCGGATGCTCGACGACAACCGAGGGTGA
- a CDS encoding dihydrofolate reductase family protein produces MREIIVCTFLTLDGVMQAPGGPDEDAESGFEHGGWQKPVDDDEVGTAIAGWYEDSDAMLLGRKTYDIFASYWPTADPDNPFTHRMNSMHKYVASRTLTSLEWQNSTLLEGDTVDAVRRLKASDGGNLNVVGSGDLAQTLMRHGLVDEYRLTIHPVIIGTGKRLFADGAIPTALEPVGVSTTKGGTVVGVYRPNGAPSYDSY; encoded by the coding sequence ATGCGCGAGATCATCGTTTGCACGTTCCTGACGCTGGACGGCGTCATGCAGGCGCCGGGCGGCCCGGACGAGGACGCCGAGAGCGGCTTCGAGCACGGCGGCTGGCAGAAACCGGTGGACGACGACGAGGTCGGCACGGCCATCGCCGGGTGGTACGAGGACTCCGACGCCATGCTGCTCGGCCGCAAGACCTACGACATCTTCGCGTCGTACTGGCCCACCGCCGACCCCGACAACCCGTTCACCCATCGGATGAACAGCATGCACAAGTACGTGGCGTCCCGGACCCTGACGTCCCTCGAATGGCAGAACTCGACACTGCTGGAGGGCGACACCGTCGACGCCGTACGCAGGCTGAAGGCGTCCGACGGCGGAAACCTCAACGTCGTCGGCAGCGGCGACCTCGCCCAGACCCTCATGCGCCACGGCCTCGTCGACGAGTACCGGCTGACCATCCACCCGGTGATCATCGGGACCGGCAAGCGGCTGTTCGCCGACGGAGCGATTCCCACCGCGCTGGAGCCGGTCGGCGTCTCGACGACGAAGGGCGGCACCGTCGTAGGCGTCTACCGGCCGAACGGTGCGCCCAGCTACGACAGTTACTAG
- a CDS encoding Cmx/CmrA family chloramphenicol efflux MFS transporter, which yields MPLPLYLLAVAVCAMGTSEFMLAGLAPDIASDLDITVGTTGMLTSAFAAGMVVGAPLVAALARTWPRRSSLLGFVLAFAAAHAVGAGTTSFPVLVACRVVAALANAGFLAAALTTAATLVPADRKGRALAVLLSGTTVATIAGVPAGSLLGTWLGWRATFWAVALFCLPAALGVLKGVPAGRAKAAATGGLPLRVELARLKSPRLILAMLLGALVNAATFASFTFLAPVVTDTAGLGELWISVVLVLFGAGSLVGVTVAGRLSDQRPAQVLAVGGPLLLVGWPTLAMLADRPFALLTLVFVQGALSFALGSTLITRVLYEAAGAPTMAGAYATAALNVGAAGGPLVAATTLGTTTGNLGPLWASGLLVAVALLVAFPFRTVITTAARAEAIR from the coding sequence ATGCCTCTTCCGCTGTACCTGCTCGCCGTGGCGGTGTGCGCCATGGGCACCTCGGAGTTCATGCTCGCCGGCCTCGCGCCGGACATCGCCTCGGATCTCGACATCACCGTCGGGACCACAGGCATGCTCACCTCGGCCTTCGCGGCCGGCATGGTAGTCGGCGCTCCCCTCGTGGCGGCGCTTGCCCGCACCTGGCCCAGGCGTTCCAGCCTCCTCGGCTTCGTCCTCGCCTTCGCGGCGGCCCACGCCGTGGGAGCCGGCACCACGAGCTTCCCCGTCCTGGTGGCCTGCCGCGTCGTGGCCGCGCTCGCCAACGCGGGGTTCCTCGCGGCCGCTCTGACCACTGCCGCAACACTGGTCCCTGCCGACAGGAAGGGACGCGCGCTGGCCGTGCTGCTGTCCGGCACGACGGTGGCCACGATCGCCGGGGTCCCCGCCGGGTCACTCCTTGGCACCTGGCTCGGCTGGCGGGCCACGTTCTGGGCCGTCGCCCTCTTCTGCCTGCCCGCGGCCCTCGGCGTGCTGAAGGGAGTCCCCGCGGGACGTGCGAAGGCAGCGGCGACCGGTGGGTTGCCGCTGCGAGTCGAGCTCGCCCGGCTCAAGTCCCCCCGGTTGATCCTGGCCATGCTGCTGGGCGCGCTGGTGAACGCGGCCACCTTCGCGAGCTTCACCTTCCTGGCCCCCGTCGTGACCGACACGGCCGGGCTGGGCGAACTGTGGATCTCCGTCGTCCTGGTGCTCTTCGGTGCCGGTTCCCTCGTCGGCGTCACCGTCGCCGGACGGCTGTCCGACCAACGCCCCGCCCAGGTTCTCGCCGTCGGCGGTCCGCTGCTGCTCGTCGGCTGGCCCACGCTGGCGATGCTGGCCGACCGGCCGTTCGCGCTGCTGACCCTCGTGTTCGTCCAGGGCGCGCTGTCGTTCGCGCTGGGCAGCACGCTGATCACACGGGTCCTCTACGAGGCGGCCGGAGCGCCCACCATGGCTGGTGCGTACGCGACCGCCGCCCTCAACGTGGGCGCCGCGGGCGGACCACTCGTCGCCGCGACCACCCTGGGCACCACGACAGGCAACCTCGGGCCGCTGTGGGCGAGCGGGCTCCTGGTCGCCGTCGCGCTGCTCGTCGCGTTCCCCTTCCGCACGGTGATCACGACTGCCGCGCGAGCCGAGGCGATCCGATGA
- a CDS encoding MGMT family protein: MTFVDDVRDAVCSIPAGAVASYGDVGRRAGVGARQAGRAMSLLDEGVPWWRVVYADGTPPSCHGGRAPLLLRDEGTPMRGARVDMARARHHWTP; the protein is encoded by the coding sequence GTGACCTTCGTCGACGATGTCCGGGATGCGGTGTGCTCGATCCCCGCGGGTGCCGTGGCCTCCTACGGTGACGTCGGTCGACGGGCCGGTGTCGGTGCACGCCAGGCGGGTCGCGCCATGAGCCTGCTCGACGAGGGGGTGCCGTGGTGGCGTGTCGTCTACGCGGACGGCACGCCTCCCTCCTGCCACGGTGGGCGGGCGCCGCTCCTTCTGCGGGACGAGGGCACGCCGATGCGCGGGGCGCGAGTGGACATGGCCCGTGCCCGCCACCACTGGACGCCGTGA
- a CDS encoding DUF488 domain-containing protein translates to MSRVHTIGHSTREFDEVLDMLRGHDITCLVDVRSYPSSRKHPQWNQSAVVRNLPSDIEYRWLPRLGGRRHTPKGVPSENGAWRVKAFRDYADYMAGDEFAEGLDELIRIARHERPAIMCSEAVPWRCHRRLITDALLVAGVEVVHIMSRTATKPAVLNEHARLRDGRLTYPPPDSEVR, encoded by the coding sequence GTGAGCCGGGTCCACACGATCGGGCATTCGACGCGTGAATTCGACGAGGTGCTGGACATGCTGCGCGGCCATGACATCACCTGCCTGGTCGATGTGCGCTCCTACCCTTCGTCGAGGAAACATCCCCAGTGGAACCAGTCCGCTGTCGTGCGGAATCTGCCGTCCGACATCGAGTACCGCTGGCTCCCTCGGCTCGGCGGTCGGCGACACACCCCCAAGGGGGTCCCCAGTGAGAATGGTGCGTGGCGGGTAAAGGCGTTCCGCGACTACGCCGACTACATGGCGGGGGACGAATTCGCCGAGGGCCTCGACGAGCTGATCCGCATCGCGCGGCACGAGCGGCCCGCGATCATGTGCAGCGAGGCGGTGCCGTGGCGGTGCCACCGCCGGCTGATCACTGACGCCCTGCTGGTCGCCGGGGTGGAGGTCGTGCACATCATGTCGCGGACGGCCACGAAGCCGGCCGTGCTGAACGAGCACGCACGGCTCCGCGACGGCCGCCTCACCTACCCGCCCCCCGACTCGGAGGTGCGGTGA
- a CDS encoding DUF2945 domain-containing protein: MADDFSVGDHVRWNSEAGYVEGVVIKKHTHDVEFKGRTRHCSADDPQYEIESDKTGHVAMHKGGALKKA; this comes from the coding sequence ATGGCGGACGATTTTTCCGTGGGAGACCACGTGCGCTGGAACTCCGAGGCCGGCTACGTCGAGGGCGTCGTCATCAAGAAGCACACCCACGATGTGGAATTCAAGGGCCGCACACGTCACTGCTCGGCGGACGACCCGCAGTACGAGATTGAGAGCGACAAGACCGGCCATGTCGCCATGCACAAGGGTGGAGCACTGAAGAAGGCGTAG
- a CDS encoding NADP-dependent oxidoreductase has product MQAISVHDRDAGTEGLALTEMPYPHAAENDVVVRVHAAGFTRGELTWPGTWTDRAGRDRTPSVPGHELSGVVEELGYGTTGLTVGQRVFGLADWTRNGSLAEYTAVEARNLAPLPADVDHTVAAALPVSGLTAWQGLFDHGRLAPGQTVLIHGAAGSVGSIAVQLAREAGARVVATGRAADRDTALGLGAEVFLDLQSDRLEDAGEADVVFDVIGGEILDRSAALVRPGGTLVTIAAPPVVRPENGRAVFFVVESDRVRLGDLAQRVRDGRLTVSVGEVRPLAEAPAAFASGRGRHGRTIIRVVTGGPDEAAGLR; this is encoded by the coding sequence ATGCAAGCCATCTCCGTCCATGACCGTGACGCGGGCACCGAAGGGCTCGCCCTGACGGAAATGCCCTACCCGCACGCCGCCGAGAACGACGTCGTAGTGCGTGTGCATGCCGCCGGCTTCACCCGCGGGGAACTCACCTGGCCGGGTACGTGGACCGATCGCGCCGGCCGCGACCGCACACCGAGTGTGCCCGGGCACGAGCTGTCAGGGGTGGTCGAGGAGTTGGGGTACGGCACCACCGGACTCACCGTCGGCCAGCGGGTGTTCGGGCTGGCCGACTGGACGCGCAACGGATCGCTGGCCGAGTACACCGCGGTGGAGGCACGCAACCTGGCCCCGCTTCCCGCCGACGTCGACCACACCGTGGCCGCCGCGCTGCCCGTCTCGGGGCTGACCGCGTGGCAGGGGCTGTTCGACCACGGCCGGCTCGCGCCGGGGCAGACGGTCCTGATCCACGGCGCCGCCGGCAGCGTCGGTTCGATCGCGGTCCAACTCGCCCGCGAGGCGGGTGCCCGGGTGGTCGCCACCGGTCGTGCCGCCGACCGGGACACCGCTCTCGGCCTGGGCGCCGAGGTCTTCCTGGACCTCCAGTCGGACCGGCTGGAGGACGCGGGCGAGGCCGACGTCGTGTTCGACGTCATCGGCGGCGAGATCCTGGACCGCTCGGCCGCCCTGGTACGTCCCGGCGGAACCCTCGTCACCATCGCCGCGCCCCCGGTCGTCAGGCCGGAGAACGGGCGGGCGGTCTTCTTCGTCGTCGAATCCGACCGGGTCAGGCTCGGCGACCTCGCGCAGCGGGTGAGGGACGGGCGGCTCACGGTGTCCGTCGGGGAGGTGCGCCCGCTTGCCGAGGCACCCGCCGCCTTCGCGTCCGGCCGGGGCAGGCACGGCAGGACGATCATCCGCGTCGTGACCGGGGGACCCGACGAGGCGGCGGGCCTCCGGTGA
- a CDS encoding HD domain-containing protein, whose amino-acid sequence MSLDALPVPGSPASAAALDVATAYLPPALLNHSLRAYVWAAARGTADGLSFDAELLYVAALHHDIGLVPAFDSHTVAFEEAGGHVARVFAAGAGWPAERRERLAEVIVRHMAPQVDAATDPEGHLLARATATEIVGRDADDYPPRFRDEVLARYPRLDLTERFLACFEAQAARKPGSAAGGAVRSGLAGRMASNPLGP is encoded by the coding sequence ATGTCGCTCGACGCCCTGCCCGTGCCCGGCAGCCCGGCATCGGCCGCCGCCCTGGACGTCGCGACCGCCTATCTTCCGCCCGCACTGCTCAACCACTCGCTGCGCGCCTATGTGTGGGCGGCCGCCCGCGGCACGGCGGACGGCCTCTCGTTCGACGCGGAACTCCTCTACGTGGCCGCGCTCCACCACGACATCGGGCTGGTCCCGGCGTTCGACAGCCACACCGTCGCGTTCGAGGAGGCCGGCGGCCACGTCGCCCGCGTCTTCGCGGCGGGCGCCGGGTGGCCGGCGGAGCGCCGCGAGCGCCTGGCGGAGGTGATCGTCCGTCATATGGCGCCGCAGGTGGATGCCGCCACGGACCCCGAGGGACATCTGCTGGCCCGCGCCACCGCGACCGAGATCGTCGGCAGGGACGCGGACGACTACCCGCCCCGTTTCCGCGACGAGGTGCTGGCACGCTACCCCCGGCTGGACCTCACCGAGCGGTTCCTGGCGTGCTTCGAGGCCCAGGCCGCCCGCAAACCCGGCAGCGCCGCGGGAGGTGCGGTGCGGTCCGGACTCGCCGGCCGGATGGCCTCCAACCCGCTCGGCCCCTGA
- a CDS encoding pyrimidine reductase family protein, protein MHLIWPAEQARPIDDDELERLYTYPDRERWLAVNFVASADGAVEVGGLARPLSTPPDRKVLQLGSDLADVLLIGATTAVVEGFRGVHPDRQTLDRRRRHGLADVPPTAVVSTGGTLSADAPVITRARVPTIVLTCASVPEPTRRAWQEAGAEVVYAGEDTVDLAAAVSALTRRGLRRIDCEGGPRLFGALTAAGLVDELRLTVSPLLTAGPAGRIATGPPVPPTGLRLATALAEDDTLLLRYLTASR, encoded by the coding sequence ATGCACCTGATCTGGCCCGCCGAACAGGCCCGGCCCATCGACGACGACGAACTGGAACGCCTCTACACCTACCCGGACCGTGAGCGCTGGCTCGCCGTAAACTTCGTCGCCAGCGCCGACGGGGCCGTGGAAGTCGGCGGCCTGGCCAGGCCCCTGTCGACCCCGCCCGACCGCAAGGTGCTGCAACTCGGCAGCGACCTCGCCGACGTCCTGCTGATCGGCGCCACCACGGCCGTGGTCGAGGGCTTCCGCGGCGTCCACCCCGACCGGCAGACCCTCGACCGCCGGCGCCGCCACGGCCTGGCCGACGTCCCGCCGACGGCCGTCGTGAGCACCGGCGGAACACTGTCCGCCGACGCCCCCGTCATCACCCGGGCGCGCGTCCCGACCATCGTCCTCACCTGCGCTTCGGTACCCGAGCCCACACGTCGGGCCTGGCAGGAGGCCGGGGCGGAGGTCGTCTACGCGGGCGAGGACACCGTCGACCTGGCCGCCGCGGTCTCGGCACTCACCCGGCGGGGGCTGCGGCGCATCGACTGCGAAGGCGGACCCCGCCTGTTCGGGGCACTGACCGCCGCCGGGCTGGTCGACGAACTCCGTCTGACCGTCTCCCCGCTGCTGACCGCGGGCCCGGCCGGCCGGATCGCCACCGGGCCACCCGTCCCACCCACCGGCCTGCGTCTGGCCACCGCACTCGCCGAGGACGACACCCTGCTGCTGCGCTACCTCACGGCGTCGCGCTGA
- the folP gene encoding dihydropteroate synthase — MPTTAVDLEFRGRRVVGDRPLVMAIVNRTPDSFYDRGATFAAEAARSAIARAVTEGADMIDLGGVAASPGEDVTTTEEVARVVPLVEWARDRYPDLLISIDTWRHEVGDAACRAGADILNDAWAAADPKLIEVAADHGAGYVCTHTGGRTPRAEPFRPDYPDVVAAVRTSVVELAERAEAAGVPRGGILIDATGYGKNTADHLLLLRSLREFTETGWPVLMALSNKTFVGEMLDVELRDRLAGTLAATAIAARDGAAVFRAHEVLPTRHVVEMAAGINGTRPPARTSTWIA, encoded by the coding sequence ATGCCCACCACAGCAGTCGACCTGGAGTTCCGCGGCCGCCGCGTCGTCGGCGACCGTCCCCTGGTGATGGCGATCGTCAATCGCACACCGGACTCGTTCTACGACCGGGGTGCCACCTTCGCCGCCGAGGCGGCCCGGTCCGCCATCGCCCGGGCCGTCACCGAGGGCGCCGACATGATCGACCTCGGCGGAGTCGCGGCCAGTCCGGGGGAGGACGTCACGACCACCGAAGAAGTCGCCCGTGTCGTTCCGCTGGTGGAATGGGCCCGCGACCGCTACCCCGATCTGCTGATCAGTATCGACACCTGGCGCCACGAGGTCGGCGACGCCGCCTGCCGGGCCGGAGCGGACATCCTCAACGACGCCTGGGCCGCCGCCGACCCGAAACTGATCGAGGTGGCCGCCGACCACGGTGCCGGCTACGTGTGCACGCACACCGGCGGCCGCACCCCCCGCGCCGAGCCCTTCCGGCCCGACTACCCCGACGTGGTGGCCGCCGTCCGCACCTCCGTCGTCGAGCTGGCGGAGCGGGCCGAAGCCGCCGGCGTGCCCCGCGGCGGCATCCTCATCGACGCCACCGGCTACGGCAAGAACACCGCCGACCACCTCCTCCTGCTCCGCAGCCTCCGCGAGTTCACCGAGACCGGGTGGCCGGTCCTGATGGCACTGTCCAACAAGACCTTCGTGGGCGAGATGCTGGATGTGGAACTGCGGGACCGGCTGGCCGGCACCCTGGCGGCGACAGCCATCGCCGCCAGGGACGGCGCCGCAGTCTTCCGGGCCCACGAGGTCCTGCCCACCCGGCACGTCGTCGAGATGGCCGCGGGCATCAACGGCACCCGTCCTCCCGCCCGTACGAGTACCTGGATCGCCTGA
- a CDS encoding FAD-dependent oxidoreductase, whose protein sequence is MSTPQRTPRRILIVGAGLAGASAAAALREQGFDGDLTLFAEQAHDPYELPPLSKAVLLGERDEPDWVREAGYYGDHGITLRRDTVVAALKPSDHEIVDADGATHGYDRLLLATGSRPRVPPGFEGPGVHTLRTLDDALALREKLTDGARVVIVGAGWIGCEVASAARAHGARVTMVDPVPLPLRHVLGDQVGAVFRDLHADHGVTLRLGVGATGTAVRRDGRTVLLDDGSELPADVVVVGVGALPRTELAAAAGLDLAAGAVATDAALRTSAPDVYAAGDIAAHDHPRHEGRVRVEHWSNAKEQGAHVAGSLLGGHDAYSADPYFFSDQYDLGCEYRGLADPVHDELVLRGDPATREFLAFWLRDGRITAALNVNSWDHGDALTALVGTRARVSARQLTEADLDALATGDAPPQR, encoded by the coding sequence ATGAGCACACCGCAGCGCACGCCCCGGCGGATCCTGATCGTGGGCGCCGGCCTGGCCGGCGCGTCGGCCGCCGCCGCCCTGCGCGAGCAGGGGTTCGACGGAGACCTCACCCTGTTCGCCGAGCAGGCCCACGACCCGTACGAACTCCCCCCACTGTCCAAGGCGGTCCTGCTGGGCGAGCGGGACGAGCCGGACTGGGTGCGCGAGGCCGGGTACTACGGGGACCACGGCATCACCCTGCGCCGTGACACCGTCGTCGCCGCTCTGAAACCGTCCGACCACGAGATCGTCGACGCCGACGGTGCGACCCACGGATACGACCGGCTGCTGCTGGCGACCGGTTCCCGCCCTCGCGTCCCGCCCGGTTTCGAGGGTCCGGGGGTGCACACGCTGCGCACCCTCGACGACGCCCTGGCCCTGCGCGAGAAGCTGACCGACGGAGCCCGTGTGGTGATCGTCGGCGCCGGATGGATCGGCTGCGAGGTCGCTTCCGCGGCCCGCGCCCACGGCGCACGGGTGACCATGGTCGACCCCGTGCCGTTGCCACTGCGGCACGTCCTCGGCGACCAGGTCGGAGCGGTCTTCCGCGACCTGCACGCCGACCACGGCGTCACCCTGCGCCTGGGCGTCGGGGCGACCGGCACAGCGGTCCGCCGCGACGGCCGGACGGTGCTCCTGGACGACGGCAGCGAACTGCCCGCCGACGTGGTGGTCGTCGGAGTCGGCGCCCTGCCCCGCACCGAACTCGCCGCAGCCGCGGGGCTGGACCTCGCGGCGGGCGCGGTCGCCACCGACGCCGCACTGCGCACCTCGGCCCCCGACGTCTACGCGGCCGGCGACATCGCCGCCCACGACCACCCGCGCCACGAGGGACGCGTACGCGTCGAGCACTGGTCCAACGCCAAGGAGCAGGGCGCCCACGTGGCGGGCAGCCTCCTCGGCGGCCACGACGCCTACAGCGCCGACCCGTACTTCTTCTCCGACCAGTACGACCTCGGCTGCGAGTACCGCGGCCTCGCCGACCCCGTCCACGACGAACTGGTCCTGCGCGGCGACCCGGCCACCCGCGAGTTCCTCGCCTTCTGGCTGCGCGACGGGCGGATCACCGCCGCCCTCAACGTCAACTCCTGGGACCACGGCGACGCGCTCACCGCCCTGGTCGGCACCCGGGCACGGGTGTCCGCCCGGCAGCTCACCGAGGCAGACCTCGACGCGCTCGCCACCGGCGACGCACCACCGCAACGATGA
- the folE gene encoding GTP cyclohydrolase I FolE encodes MTATAALQVIEDLTGPDEVTGPDLEAAERAAREFLEALGVVVDSEGTRDTPGRMARGYAELLNARPFRMTTFPNDEGYDELVLARDIPLRSVCQHHMLPFVGVAHVGYLPGARILGLSKLARVVEHYACRPQVQERLTKQIVDRLAEQLQPRGVGVVVEAEHTCMTLRGVRATGSRTVTSTLLGTLRDDAASRQEFLALTGVQR; translated from the coding sequence ATGACTGCCACAGCCGCACTGCAGGTGATCGAGGATCTCACCGGGCCCGACGAGGTCACCGGGCCCGACCTGGAGGCCGCCGAGCGGGCCGCCCGGGAGTTCCTGGAGGCGCTCGGGGTGGTGGTGGACAGCGAGGGCACGCGGGACACGCCCGGCCGGATGGCCCGCGGCTACGCCGAACTGCTCAACGCGCGCCCCTTCCGGATGACCACGTTCCCCAACGACGAGGGCTACGACGAACTCGTCCTGGCCCGCGACATCCCCCTGCGTTCGGTCTGCCAGCACCACATGCTGCCCTTCGTTGGGGTGGCACACGTCGGCTACCTGCCCGGCGCACGGATCCTCGGGCTGTCGAAGCTGGCCCGGGTGGTGGAGCACTACGCCTGCCGTCCCCAGGTGCAGGAACGGCTGACCAAACAGATCGTGGACCGCCTCGCCGAACAGTTGCAGCCCCGGGGAGTCGGGGTCGTCGTCGAAGCCGAACACACCTGCATGACCCTGCGCGGAGTGCGGGCCACCGGATCGAGAACCGTCACCTCCACCCTGCTCGGAACGCTGCGCGACGACGCGGCGTCCCGGCAGGAGTTCCTCGCCCTCACCGGCGTACAGCGGTAG